In the genome of Streptomyces sp. P3, the window CTTCCGGCAGTGGGCAATCACTTCGCAGTCGCAGAACTACCCCAACCCTGATGTGTACGTGACCCTCAAGCACTTCACCGGAACCAACGCGCCCACCAACATGCGCTGGAAGATCGACCCGAGGTCGGCCGCCTGACCTCCCGGTCAACGAAGGCCGACAGGCGCGGCGGCCCCGCGCGGCTGCTGCGGACCTGCGCCCCTGGGAGAAGCCGACAGAGCCGGATCTGCTGACACCGCTGACCCTCTGACGGCGGCAACCTGATTTCTGCTGATCGGCGGGGCTGGTGTGCTGTCCCGGGGAAGTGCTCGCGCTGCTCTGGGTGGAGATCGGTAGCGCGTGATCGTCTGTCACGGGTGTCCTCTGCGGTTCTCGGGCAAGATCCTTGGCCTGTTGCGTAGGTTCCGCGGCGGGAGGGGTCTTCATCGCGGATGCGTTGACGTGGACGATCGAGCAGCGGGTGCAGCTGGCAGAACGCGCTGAGAACTGCTGCGCAAGGAACTGGCCGAGATCGAGACGCGGGTGACCAGGCTGGAAGCCGCCGAAGTGGCGTGCGGGCAGTGGGCCGAGAGAACCGACTGCGGGCGGGACCGTCGGGCTTTGTGTCGCCGGAGCCGGAGCCGGAGCCGGAGCGGGTGGCCGGGCAGGGTTGCCAGCGCCGACCGGCGGCGGCCGTCACGTTGGTGGTCGGCGCAGCGGCACGACGTTATCGGCGGATGAATCCGTCCGCTGATCACCGTCGTAGATGAGCACGGCGCTGGCGAGGGTGAGTCTGGTTACCAGCTGGCGGAGCTCTTCGATCTCGGCTCTCTGTCGGGCGACGTTCTCCTTGAGCTTGGTGACGGTTTCCCGCAAACGTCTTTCGGGCGCCGGCGTCTGCCGGATCTCGGTGCGTACTCGTTCGTAGAACTCCTTCTTCGGGTCGGTGTGCCGTTTGAGGAGGGCCATGCGGTGTACGCCTGCTTCGGCGGCGAGGGCAACTACGGTGAGGCTGCCGTTGGAGGCGGTGGCCTGCCCGGCCGGGAGACGGTCCATGGCCTGGCGAATGCGGGCGCGCTCGTCTTGGTGCTGGTCGTTCATGTGAGGGCCTTGGCAGTCGTACTGCCTTGGAGCTGTGACGCCGGGCACCGGCTCGCACAGAGCGTTGGCGTGCTTGAACGCGCAGATCAGGAACGCGTCGGGAGTCAGGGCCCTGCGGGCGGCGGGACCGGGAATCTTCTCGCCGGCCGCAGCGTGGTCCCGCAGCCGCGCGGCGGTGCCGGCGGCGGCCAATGCCGTTTCGACGTCGAGGATGGCGTGGGTGCCGCGGGAGCCGTAGCCGCTGGAGGTGCGTGCGTCCAGGACGGTGCGCATGTGGCCGTTCTGACCGTGATGGGCCTGGCCGGCGGCGCCGGTACGACTGTCACGGCCGAGGAACTGATCGCCTTCTGCGCCGACCGGCTGGACCGCCTCAAGAAGCCGCGCTCGGTCGACTTCGTGCCCGAACTGCCTTACAACTGCAACGGCAAGCTCGACCGCAAGACCGTACGCGAACCCTTCTGGGCGCACACCGCCCGCCGCGTCAACTGACCCCACCCCGTTCGGAGCCCCTCCCGTGACCTTCTCCCTCCACCCCGCCCGCGCACTGCCGAACTCGTCGACCGCCTGGCGACTACCTCGACGGTGAACTCGCCGAGTACGGACGAGAGCGCGGCCTCACCCCCGGCAGCTTGCTCACCCGCGCCGACCTCGAACCGGTCTGGCGCCGCAGCCGCGAACTGGGCTTCTACGGCATCCACCTGCCCGGGGAGTACGGCGGCCAGAACCTCACCTACACCCAGCTCGCCGCCCTCAAGGAGGAGATCGGCGCCAGCGGGCGCGTCCTCGGCCACAGCGTGCTCGGCGACATGGGCGGCCCCCTGCGCGCGGGCGACATCCTCCAGCACGCCGGCGAGCACCAGTTGGACAAGTACCTGCTGCTACTCATCCGCGGCGAGAGGACGTGCTGCTTCTCCCTGACCGAGACCGACGCCGGCTCCGACGTCCGCTCCATGCACACCGTCGCCGTACGGGACGGCGACGGCTACCGGCTCACCGGCCACAAGGTCTTCTCCTCCGCCGGCCCCTTCGCCGACTTCGCGATCGTTGTCGCCCGCATGGCCGGCACCGGAGAGCAGGAGGGTGACAAGCCGCAGTTCTCCGCGTTCCTCGTCGACCTGGACAACGGTCTGTTTGAGCTTGACAACGATCGCCGGGCTTCAGCCCGATGCGGGCGACCTCCTGGCCAGTTCGTTTGAACTTCGACAATCCCGAGCTGATCAGGAGGCCCTGCTTTCATGCGCGCCCCACCGAAAGATCACCCAGCCGCGTGGGCGCACTCGAATCGATGTCCACCGTGATCGGTACGACAACGGCTTCTGAGCTTGATCATTAACCTCGCTGCTGTTTCAGGCGGGCATGTTCGGTGAGGGTTTCGATTCGTTTCACGGTCTTTCCAGGCTCGTGACGCGGGGCTGACCTGCGGTTCTTCGAGCCGAGTGGGCGTCCCGGCCCTGGCTTGGAGGGTCTGGGCACGTCCGCGGGACGGGCGATCTTCACGCGGAGGTGGCGGAACCCCCGACGGACCCGGGCAGGGGTGAGCCGGCGAGGCTGCGCCGGCCGCTCCCAGGGCCGACGGAGATCCTCGGCGAGGGGCCGGGCAAGGCGGAGTTGGGCGTGGGCGGCGATGATCAGCCACGTCCACAGGTCGGCCGTGTGCGGATCGCGGACCTTGGGGACGGTCCAGCCCAGGGTCTGCTTGAACAGCCGGAAGGTATGTTCAAGATCGAATCTGCGGAGGAACGCCTGCCAGCGCAGGTTGACGTCCTGGCCGGTCATGCCGGTGCGCGAGGACCACAGCCAGACCGGCTTCGGGTCGCGGTCACCGGGCAGGTGCTCGACCCTCAGCCGGATCAACGTGCCATGGATCAAAGGGAGTTCGCCGCAGTGATCCAGCCAGGGGCCGCGGGCCTGCAGGCGGGGGTGCATCCGGTCCCAGGCGAGAACCTCGGCCGTGCCGTAGCGGGTGCTGTCGCAGGTCGTGGCCTGGTCGGGGGTGTGCCAGGACTCCGGCTTGGAGAAGGTGAGGACACCGCCGTGCTTGCGGGGCTGCCCGCCACGCGGGGTGGAGTGACGTGGTCCGGCGTCCCGGAGCATGACCCGGTCCGAGCGCAGCCGGCCGACCAGCTCGACGGGCAGGTCGGCCAGGACGTAGGCGAGGCGGGTGACGTCGTAGCCGGTGTCCATGACGACGAGGATGTCCGCGTCGCCCGGCCGCCACTGCCCGGCGTGCACCAGCCGGGTGATCACCTCCCGCAGCTGGGTGGCGGTCACCGCGGTGGCGTCGTCGGCCGGCCCCAGCCGGATCGCGTCCAGCACGGCCGTCCAGGACGTGCGTCCCGTCTCCAGCGCGGCGACGAAGGAGTAGGGCCAGCCGGGGATAAACTGATCCGCGCTGCGGCCCCGCCCGTAGACGTGGCAGAACAGCAACTCCGGGCTGGTGGGGGCGTCGGGACGCAGCCAGTTGCTGACATCCACCGCGAGCACGATCCGCCCGTCGGCGGCACGCGGCAGCGGAGTGGAGGCCAGCAGCCTGCGCAGGCGGCGCGGCTCCAGCCAGCCGTGGTTGAGTGCGTCGTACATCGCCCCGTGCCCGCGCCGGTGCTCTGCCGTGAGCGTCAACTCGACCAGCGACGTCACGGGGCCGTCCGAGCACAGCACCGCGTCGGTGAGCTCGAAGAGCGCATCCGCCCGGGTGTAGAGGCAGTCGTAGAACTGGACACGAAAGTGGGACAGGACACCCAACGCGGCGTCAGCGGACTGTTCAGCGGCGAGACTCTTCACCAGCGGCCGTTCCTTCATGCGACGTTGCTCGACACCTCGAAGCGTGAAGAACGGCCGCCCTGCTGTCCCGGGAACGGACCAAGATCAGCGGGTCAGGTGAACGGCCGAGGTTAAACACCAAGCTGAGATGCGGGTCATGAGTCTTCTGGTGAGTTGGCCATCGGGGTTCTGATCACCAGGGAGGGAGCCCCAGCTGCCGCAGCCGGTGAGCACCGCCTCCTTGCGTGAAGTATCCCTGCCGATACCGGTCAGGAATGGACGAGAGCCAACGCGTTGTCAGCGCACTCAGTCAGGTTGAGCATCCGTTCGGCCGAAGTCATCCGGCAGTGATCGAGTCACGCCGCTGTACCAGCATTGATGGGACGGTTGCCCAGTGCCGTCCCGGACGGGGGTCTGACTCGTGAGATCTATGACCGAAGTGTCCAGTCACGGACCTGTCGACTGCCGTTACGGGATGCTGCCTGCCACCGAGCCACAGGGCGTGTCCCTATAGGGGCCTTGCCGAGTTCAGGCGCCATCACGGTTCAGACCGCCCATGCAGGCCGGTGCCATCCACCCAGCACGTCACCACGCGGGAGGCGAACCACCATGACGATCAGACAGCGCAGCACCTCCTCGAGCACGGACCCTCCCGTGCGGAGAGAGGTCGTCCTGGGCGTGGACACGCACGGCGAGGTGCATGTCGCCGCCATGATCTCCCCGTTGGGGAAGGTCCTGGGTACCGAGTCGTTTCCGGCCACGGCGGCCGGCTATCGGCAGCTTCTTGTGTGGGCCCGCAGAGCGGGGACGGTGCGCCGGGCCGGTGTGGAGGGCACCGGCACCTTCGGCGCGGGCCTGTCCCGCTACCTGCTGGCGCAGCAGGTCGAGGTATACGAGGTGAACAGGCCGGATCGCTCGGCCCGCCGGCTGCTGGGGAAGCCAGACCCGCTCGACGCGCAAGCCGCCGCGCGGGCCGTGCTCAGCGGTCGCGCCCGAGCCCGGGCCAAGTCTGGCGACGGTCCGGTGCACAGCGCCCGGATCTTCAAGCTCGCCAAGGACTCCGCGGTCAAGGCCCGTACGCAGGCGATCAACCAACTCAAAGCCGTCCTGGTCATCGCCGACCCCGCCCTGCGGGAACGGTTGTCGAGCCTGGGCAACGCCGAGCTGTTCCGCACCTGCGCGACCCTCAGCCCACCCGATGGCGGGGGAGACGAGGACGCGGCGGACCAGGCCACCCACCTGACGTTGCGCATGCTCGCCGAGCGCATCGAACAGCTCACCGGGCAGATCAATGAGCTGAACCAGCGACTGACCCGGCTCGTCGAACGTCACGCCCCACAGCTGCTCGTACCGGTGGGCATCGGTCCGGACAGCGCCGTCACTCTCCTGATCACCATGGGGGACAATCCCGAACGGCTGAACACCGAGGCGTCCTTTGCTGCCCTTTGCGGAGTCAGCCCCATCGAGTACTCCTCGGGCCGGCGGAGCACGCGCCGGCTCAACTACGGCGGCGACCGACAGGCCAACGCGGCCCTGCACCGCATCGTGTTCACCCGCCTGCGCCACGACCCGCGCACCCAGGCGTACTTCGAACGCCGCACCCAGGAGGGCAAGAACCCGACGCGAGATCGTCCGATGCCTCAAGCGATACGCAGCCCGCGAGGTCTTCAACCTGGTCAGACAGGTTTCCCGCACCCCCACGCTATAGGGGCGTCCGTGACACGACGAAGCCCCGCCGTCGCCGAAGATCTGGATCAGGCTGGTGAGGCAGGGCTGGCGGGTCTCGGTGAACACCATCGCGAAGATCATGGCCGAGCTGGGCCTGGTCGCGCAGAAGGTGCGCAGACGGCGGGGGCTGACCCGCCCGGGGAAGCGGCCGGCCGCCCCGGACCTCGTGCGCCGGCACTGCCGAGGCACCCGACCTGCTCTGGTGCGGGGACATGATGGAGATCGAGACCGGCGAGGCAAGCTGTACTTGGCCACGGTCATCGACCTCATCTCCCGGCGTCTTCTGGGCTACGCGACGGGGGCACGCCACGATGCCGAACTGGTCGGCCTCGACGACCCGTGGCGGAGACGTGCGCGGGCGTCATCTCTCACACGGACCCCGGGAGCGAGTACGCCTCACGGAGGTTCCGCCGGGCCTGCCGCCGGCTGGGCGTTTTCCAGTCCATGGGCCGGGTCGGATCTTGTTTCGACAATGCCGTCAGCGAGGCGTTCAACAGCGTGCTGAAGGTCGAGTACGTCCACCGGCACACCTTCGCCACCGCGCCGCGCCCCGGATCAAGATCGCGACCTGGATCACCGACTTCCACAACACCCGTCGGCTACACAGCGTGTGCCATTGGAATTGCCCGATCGACTACGAACACGACTACTAGTAGGACTCCGTTAGGTTGCTCTGGCTGTTGGGCTCGGGCTTGTGGCGGATGTTCTGGGCAGGGGGCGGTGGCAGGTGGTGCAGGTGCCGGTCCAGCAGTTCAGCAGGTCCTGGATGGCGTTGAGGATCTGGTAGAGGGTGAGCCCGCTGTATCGGCTTTTGGGGCCAGGCGCTGTTCGGTGAGGAAAGCGTGGGCGGCGGTGACCAGGGTGACGTGGTGCTGCCATCCCGCCCAGGAACGGCCCTCGAAGTGGTCCAGGCCCAGGCCGTGTTTGAGTTCCCGGTAGTCGTGCTCGATCCGCCAGCGGATCTTGGCCAGACGGACCAGCTCGGCGAGCGGGGTGTCGGCGGGCAGGCTGGACAGCCAGTAGTCGGTGGGTGCTTCGGCCTCCTCGGGCCATTCGGCCAGCAGCGTGACCTCGGGCAGGACGCCGTCCCAGCAGCCGTCGCGCGAGGCGGCGGCCTGGGCCAGGCGGCGGGACCGGACGCCGGCCGGCCGCACCCGCAGCGCCAGAAAACGCGAGCGCATCGGTCCGCGAGATCCTTCCCGCCAGGTGATCTCGGTGAACGCCTGCCGACCGTGACCGGCGACCAATACGGCCGCCGCGGACGGCTTGTCCCGGTAGCGGGGCTGCGGCCTGCGGCCGTTCCCGGACCACGCCGGGACGGTGGGCTGCACGTCGTGCGGGTGGACGCTCACGTCCGAACGGACGGCCACGACATAGCCGATGCCCCTGCTGGCCAGGCCCTCGCGGAAGTCGGCGTTCTGCCCGTAGCCGGCGTCGGCCACTACCAACGGCGGCACCAGCCCCCACCCGGCCAGCTCGTCGAGGGTGTCCAGGGCCAGACGCCACTTCTCCCGGTGCCCGACCTCATCGGGCACCTGGCAGCGACGCCGGCGTTCGGTGTCGCTGTCCCACTCCTTGGGCAGGAACAGCCGCCACTGAAGCGGGACGGAGGCAGAATCCGTGACCGCGTGCACGCTGACCGCCACCTGACAGTGGGCCTGCTTGCCCAAGGCCCCGCAGTACTGGTGCGCGACGGCGACCGACATCTTCCCGTCCTTGGGGAACGACACGTCGTCGATGGCCCAGGCATCCGGGCCGATCCGCGGCACCGTCCGCTGGGCGATCCGCCGCCGCACCGGCACCGGATCCCACGTCGACTGGTTCACGAACTGCTGCAGGTTCTGCTCGTTGCCGTCCGGCAGCCGCGAGGCCATGGCCTGGATGGACTTGCGCCGCCCGTCCACCATCAGCCCCCGCAGATAGCAGTCGCTCTTGGCCCGCTGATCCTTACGCGGCACCGAGGCGAACACATCAGCCACGAATAACGCCAACGTCGCCCGAGCACGGTTCACTTCATGTGCGTCCACACATCCACCATGCCGCTGAACACCACCGACAGAAAGACCTAACGGAGTCCTACTAGGCCCGTTTCACCGAGGAACTGGCTGCATAGGAAGGTCTCCACAATTCGAGGGGATTGACCCGCCGCGAGGAGACGCCGAACGGTACCCGTTGGTCGAGGCCCCCAGTGCGCTGGACGATGCACACCAGCCCATACGGGGGCATCACCGAGAGGTCCATGCACCAGCAAGACCTCC includes:
- a CDS encoding acyl-CoA dehydrogenase family protein — encoded protein: MLTRADLEPVWRRSRELGFYGIHLPGEYGGQNLTYTQLAALKEEIGASGRVLGHSVLGDMGGPLRAGDILQHAGEHQLDKYLLLLIRGERTCCFSLTETDAGSDVRSMHTVAVRDGDGYRLTGHKVFSSAGPFADFAIVVARMAGTGEQEGDKPQFSAFLVDLDNGLFELDNDRRASARCGRPPGQFV
- a CDS encoding NF041680 family putative transposase, with the protein product MGVLSHFRVQFYDCLYTRADALFELTDAVLCSDGPVTSLVELTLTAEHRRGHGAMYDALNHGWLEPRRLRRLLASTPLPRAADGRIVLAVDVSNWLRPDAPTSPELLFCHVYGRGRSADQFIPGWPYSFVAALETGRTSWTAVLDAIRLGPADDATAVTATQLREVITRLVHAGQWRPGDADILVVMDTGYDVTRLAYVLADLPVELVGRLRSDRVMLRDAGPRHSTPRGGQPRKHGGVLTFSKPESWHTPDQATTCDSTRYGTAEVLAWDRMHPRLQARGPWLDHCGELPLIHGTLIRLRVEHLPGDRDPKPVWLWSSRTGMTGQDVNLRWQAFLRRFDLEHTFRLFKQTLGWTVPKVRDPHTADLWTWLIIAAHAQLRLARPLAEDLRRPWERPAQPRRLTPARVRRGFRHLRVKIARPADVPRPSKPGPGRPLGSKNRRSAPRHEPGKTVKRIETLTEHARLKQQRG
- a CDS encoding IS701 family transposase, which produces MDAHEVNRARATLALFVADVFASVPRKDQRAKSDCYLRGLMVDGRRKSIQAMASRLPDGNEQNLQQFVNQSTWDPVPVRRRIAQRTVPRIGPDAWAIDDVSFPKDGKMSVAVAHQYCGALGKQAHCQVAVSVHAVTDSASVPLQWRLFLPKEWDSDTERRRRCQVPDEVGHREKWRLALDTLDELAGWGLVPPLVVADAGYGQNADFREGLASRGIGYVVAVRSDVSVHPHDVQPTVPAWSGNGRRPQPRYRDKPSAAAVLVAGHGRQAFTEITWREGSRGPMRSRFLALRVRPAGVRSRRLAQAAASRDGCWDGVLPEVTLLAEWPEEAEAPTDYWLSSLPADTPLAELVRLAKIRWRIEHDYRELKHGLGLDHFEGRSWAGWQHHVTLVTAAHAFLTEQRLAPKADTAGSPSTRSSTPSRTC